ATGTAGAAGTTGTCTTTGTAGATTCAATCTCACCGATAACTGCATTTGCATCAACCTGCGTACCAACCTCCGGCAGTTCCACATACACTATATCGCCCAGTTGTTCCTGTGCAAAATATGTAATCCCAATCACTGCCTTGTTTCCTGTGGCACGCAGCCACATGTGATCTTTGTGATACTTTAAATCATCAGGAAACTCCCTTAATAATTCTTCCGGCTTCATGCGTCTTCCTCCCTAATTATAGTTGTTCTAACTTACTAAAGAAATATGGGATCTCAAAATCAGCAGATGCAATTGAGTCTGACCCGTGAACCACATTCTCCTCTATGCCGCCGCCGAAGTTACCCCTTATTGTCCCCTTCAGGGCCTCTGCAGGATTGGTAGCACCCATTAATTCCCTGTTCTTCTTAATTGCATTCTCACCCTCCAGAACTAAGGCTGCAATAGGGCCGGAGGACATAAAAGTAGTGAGGCTGTCATAGAACGGCCTGTCCTTGTGAACAATATAAAACCCTTCTGCCTCTTTCTTGGAAAGCCATAACATCTTCAAAGCAGCTATCCTCAATCCATTTTGTTCAAAAACCCTGATAACCTCTCCAATAAGGTTCTTTCTCACCCCATCCGGCTTTATAAGCGAAAGTGTTCTTTCCATTGTTTCCCTTCCTTCAAATTAATAAGTTAATAAATTCTGCTGGGGAAAAAGATATATTAAACATATTATGCTTGTCAACTGATTTTGATAGCAATGTCAATTCTCAGTGAATTATTCAGGCAAATATAAACAATGATTTGCAAAATATAACCGCATTACCTCGAATCAGACCATCCTTGCAATTGTAATGACATAAACTTTTTCTGCACCGTTTTTCTTTAGTACCTTTGCACATTCATTTACTGTAGAGCCTGTGGTGAAGACATCATCAACAAGAATGATGTTTCTGCCCATGACTGCCTCTTTATTCTGTAAAATGAACGCCCCCTCAACATTCTCTTTTCGTTCCCTGAACCCGAGTTCGACCTGCGGTTTTGTATATCGCTGTCTGAGGAGGACATTGGTCAGCATAGCTATATCAAACCTTGAGCTTATTACTGATGCTATAATCGCAGACTGATTGAACTCCCTTTCACGCAGGCGTTGGGGATGAAGGGGGACGGGGATTGCACAATCAGGCTTTATGAAAGCATCGGAAGATAAACCCATCCCCACCCCCCGATTACTACTTCGGGGGCAGGCTCTAACCCTCCCCTTGAAGGGGAGGGAATTTCCCTCCATACATAACTTCATTACCTCTTCTGTCAATGCCATGCCGATGTGGATCTTTTTTTTATATTTGAAAAGTTTTATTGCCTCAGCAAGTACGTCTTTGTATGGACCTGCGGAGATGGCCTTGTCGAAATATGGAGGGCTTTTGACGCAGTCTCCGCAAGTATGGCCGGGAGATGCTTTAAAATAATCTACAGGAGTTTCGATAGAGGGAAAAGGCATACCACACCTCTGACAGCATAACCCGTCAAACCACTTTATTCCATCCCAGCAATTATTACAAAAACAGGATGTGTAAAAAGAACTATCTGCAGAACCGCCGCATTGCTTACATAAAGCGGGAAATATAATATTCAATATGTGTTTTAGTATATCCATAAGATAACCTCAAAGAAATTTTGGATGAACCGGTCATGAGGCGCGGGCTCACAAACGGCAATGAAAACCCCACCCTCACCCGTACCCTCTCCCTGAGGGAGAGGGTGCTAAGAAAATCAGCGGGACAAGAATGTCCCGCCTATCCTTGTAGAAATGGATAGGCGGGGTTTTCTTACCCCGCTGGAGGTGATTTTCGAGTGAATGTAATATATATATTTTTGATCTAGTTTAATTCTTATCTGATAATAAGAGACGTTCCTGTCATCTCTGCGGGCTTCTCAATCCCCATGAGGTCGAGAAGGGTTGGGGCAATATCTGCAAAGATGCCGGTGGAACGAAGGGTAATGCCTTTTTGGGTAACAATGAACGGTACAAAATTGGTTGTGTGTGCTGTATGGGGTTTGCCGGTCTCATACTCTATCATCTGTTCTATATCACCGTGGTCAGATGTAATGACTGCAATCCCGCCCATTTCTTTTACAGCAGTAAGCACCCTGCCGAGACATTCATCAACAACCTCTACTGCCCTGATACCGGCCTCAAGGACTCCTGTATGGCCGACCATATCAGGGTTTGCATAATTAACAAGAATAAAACCATACTCTCCTGAACGTATACGTTTCTCAAGCTCTTCAGTCACCTTATAGGCACTCATCTCAGGCTTCTGGTCATAAGTGGCGACTTCCTTTGGAGAAGGAATAAGCGTGCGGTCTTCGCCGGGAAACGGTTTCTCCTCTCCGCCGTTAAAGAAGTAGGTCACATGGGCATATTTCTCAGTCTCAGCAGTCCTGAACTGTTTAATGTTTTTTTTGCTGATTACCTCGCTGAAAATATTTTCCAGTTTTGCTGACTCATAAGCAGCAGGAAGGTGCGTCTTTTCATCATACAATTTCATGGAGGCAAAGGCAGAAAGTGAGGGGCATAATTTACGTTGGAACTTGTCAAACTCAACACTTGTAAGAGCCGATGTCAGCTCTCTTGCGCGATCTGCCCTGAAGTTAAAAAAGATAACACCGTCACCGTCTTTGATTGTTGCAACAGGCTCTCCATTTTCATGCGAAAATAACCCCATCCCCACCCTAACCCTCCCCTTGAAGGGGAGGGAAATTTCCTCTCCCTCAGGGAGAGGATTAAGGTGAGGGTGGGGTGTTTCATTAGTGATAATAATTGGAACAACAAACTCATCTGTTACTCCTTCTGTATAGCTCTTCTCAACAGCCTCTACAGGGTCCGATGCCTTTACTCCGACACCATACACAAGCGCACTGTATGCCTTCTCTACCCTATCCCACCTGTTATCACGGTCCATGGCATAGTAACGTCCTGAGATAGTTGCTATCTGTCCGATGCCCGCTTTTTTCAAATACTCCTGAAGTGACTTCACATAGCCAAGCCCGCTTTGAGGAGGGGTGTCGCGTCCGTCTAAGAATGCATGTATATATAAATCTCTTATCCCTGCCTTTTTTGCCATCTCAATGATTGCAAAAAGATGTCTGATATGGCTGTGAACACCACCGTCTGAAAGAAGCCCCATAAGATGGAGTCTGCCTGATGCAGACTTTGCCTTCTCAATACATTCAATAATCACAGGATTTTTAAAAAATTCACCTTCCCGTATAGCCTTATCAATACGCGTTAAATCCTGATATACTACACGACCGGCCCCGATATTCATGTGACCAA
The sequence above is a segment of the Nitrospirota bacterium genome. Coding sequences within it:
- the gcvH gene encoding glycine cleavage system protein GcvH, encoding MKPEELLREFPDDLKYHKDHMWLRATGNKAVIGITYFAQEQLGDIVYVELPEVGTQVDANAVIGEIESTKTTSTLEAVVSGKVVDVNGGLEEIPDVLNEDPYNRGWIAAIEMSNPEEMNSLMDSNAYRKYLEESH
- the ndk gene encoding nucleoside-diphosphate kinase, which gives rise to MERTLSLIKPDGVRKNLIGEVIRVFEQNGLRIAALKMLWLSKKEAEGFYIVHKDRPFYDSLTTFMSSGPIAALVLEGENAIKKNRELMGATNPAEALKGTIRGNFGGGIEENVVHGSDSIASADFEIPYFFSKLEQL
- a CDS encoding ComF family protein gives rise to the protein MDILKHILNIIFPALCKQCGGSADSSFYTSCFCNNCWDGIKWFDGLCCQRCGMPFPSIETPVDYFKASPGHTCGDCVKSPPYFDKAISAGPYKDVLAEAIKLFKYKKKIHIGMALTEEVMKLCMEGNSLPFKGRVRACPRSSNRGVGMGLSSDAFIKPDCAIPVPLHPQRLREREFNQSAIIASVISSRFDIAMLTNVLLRQRYTKPQVELGFRERKENVEGAFILQNKEAVMGRNIILVDDVFTTGSTVNECAKVLKKNGAEKVYVITIARMV
- the gpmI gene encoding phosphoglycerate mutase (2,3-diphosphoglycerate-independent), whose product is MERNLRPLALIILDGWGINPKEDGNPISIARPPIYNSLLKEYPHTTLDASGESVGLPEGQMGNSEVGHMNIGAGRVVYQDLTRIDKAIREGEFFKNPVIIECIEKAKSASGRLHLMGLLSDGGVHSHIRHLFAIIEMAKKAGIRDLYIHAFLDGRDTPPQSGLGYVKSLQEYLKKAGIGQIATISGRYYAMDRDNRWDRVEKAYSALVYGVGVKASDPVEAVEKSYTEGVTDEFVVPIIITNETPHPHLNPLPEGEEISLPFKGRVRVGMGLFSHENGEPVATIKDGDGVIFFNFRADRARELTSALTSVEFDKFQRKLCPSLSAFASMKLYDEKTHLPAAYESAKLENIFSEVISKKNIKQFRTAETEKYAHVTYFFNGGEEKPFPGEDRTLIPSPKEVATYDQKPEMSAYKVTEELEKRIRSGEYGFILVNYANPDMVGHTGVLEAGIRAVEVVDECLGRVLTAVKEMGGIAVITSDHGDIEQMIEYETGKPHTAHTTNFVPFIVTQKGITLRSTGIFADIAPTLLDLMGIEKPAEMTGTSLIIR